ATAGTGGATCTCTCCACAGAGTTTCTCATCAATTTAGTATGCATAAATTGTTAGTTAGTAATAAAAATGTTGCTATCCTAAGAATCTGGAGTCGTTGATCAGTTGTATGGTAACATGAACATGTTATCTTTTGACTCACACCCACACAGATACTCCCTATTGTGATAACATAGACGATATCCTCTGTTCTTAATTTTTCCCTCGCATCACTCAGGTTTGTACTTGTACAATTTGGTCAAACATGTTTTTCTTTTGTATGTATTATCTACAAGAACCGTACCCAACTCTTGCAAAATGTTACGAGTCATACAAGGATCTTCCTACGTTTCAGAACGCAATCCCAGAGATGCAGCCAGATGCTCCTGTTTCCGCCAGCTGAAGCTACTCTCACCTCCAATAAAACCTCACAGACAACGACTTGAATTATAATACATTGTACTCAATACCTAGATGTATCATATTAACCACCAGTTTACTTCTTAGTTCCTCTACTTGTATTATAAATAAAGGTCACAGAGTTTGGAACTCTAAAAGATGTTTTATTCATTCAGAGGAAGCCTCTGTCTCTAAGACTCTGGACCGTCTCCTTTACCGCATCTTCAACCTCAGTAAAAACCATCCCCATCTCAATCAATCTCTTAGCCGCATTTTTACATGGCGTAAGCCCTGGTTGTGTTTCTTTATCAAACCTGTGAACATCAAACTCAGGGAAGAGTTTGGACACTAGAGCAGCGAACTCACTGAACTGATAAATCCCATTACTGCACAGAAACCGACCAGAAGCTTCAGGTGTTTCGAAAAGCATCACGTGAGCTTTAGCTACATCTCTCACGTGCACCACACCGAGCCAGTGATGCTCTTGTGTCTCGGTCGAGCCTTGTAAGAGCTGGAGCAAAACGGCGCAGCTTGCGTTAAGGCTAGGTTGCAGTAGTGGTCCGAGGCATGTGGATGGATGGATGGTGACAATGTTGGTTCCATGCTTCTCCGAAAATTCCCAAGCCGCTTTCTCAGCTAGTGTCTTCGAAATTGGATACCATTTCTAAAAATCGAAATTATAAACAAATAAATATACAATTAAAAGATTCCATTAATTATGCTGGAAATCAAAATTATAAGCCAATAAATACTATATAATTAAAAGATTTAATAAATTATATTTCAAAAATTGAAATTATAAACCAATAAATAAATAAAAAATTCCGTAAAAGTTATGTGTGATCCAAATTATAACCAATAAATACATAATTAAAAGATTCCGTAACTTATGTCTAAAATTAAAAATTATAAACCAATAAATACACAATTAAAAGAAAGGCAAATCTCCAAAATAGCATATTTTTAAGTTTATGTCACAAAAATAGCCCTCAAAAACTAAAATGACCAAAATAGCATTTTATCTTTTAAAAAATTTAAATTTTTTTTATTTTTCAAAATTTGAAATCTTATCCCAAAACCCCACTTCCCAACTCTAAACCCTAAAACCTAAACTCTAAACTCTAAACCCTAAACCATAAATCCTAAACTCTAAACCGTAAACCCTAAACCCTAAATCCTAAACCCCACTCCTTAACTCTAAACCCTAAACCTTAAACCCTAAACCCCACCCCTAAACTCGAAACCCTAAACCCTAAACCCTAAACCCTAAACCATACTCCTTAACTCTAAACCCTAATGTCTAAATTAATTTACCATTGGGGTATAAGTGTATATTTATCTCTTTTGATAAAACATTAAATGCTATTTCTGATCATTTTTATTCTTAGAAAGTATATTAAAACTTTTTTAGTGTTATCCTAGTCATTTTCTCTTAAAAGATTCAATAAAACTATGTTTAAAATCAAAACTATAACCAGTAAATACATAACTAAAGATTCGATACGAAGTTGTGTTTATAATCGAAATTACAAACCAACAAATAAACAACTAAAATTCCATAAAAAATAAACGAGAATTCGGCCAAAAAAAACCTCAACTTTGCACGAATTGCCAAAAGAAACATAAATTTTTGGGCTGACCAAAAAAACACCAAACTTTCATTGACTTTAGAATTAATTAACAATGTTTTCGCTGACTTGCCAATTTAGCACGCCGTCAACAAATTTAACAGAAATATTTGACGTCGTTTATTGTTGGCGTTAACTGAAATGACGTTGTTTTCAAATGATGTAAAACGACGTCGTTTTACATAATTTGAAATTAAAAATATGAAGACCCCTGGATTCGAACCCAGGTTAGTTCGTCAAATGGCAATGTATTTTACCACTGGGCTACTGGCACTTTCAATGTACTTACTAACATGTTTACTTTTATTTGGTACATATTAAATATAAAAAAATTTCTAAAAACTTAATAAAATCTTTAAAATTCCAAAAAATTTTTTAAAAATAAAAAAGATTTTTATAAAATTAATTTACAAATTAAAATTAAAAATAAAATTTTATTTTTCTTTTTAAAAAATAAAANNNNNNNNNNNNNNNNNATTTTATTTTCTATTTTAATTTCAAAATTAATTTTATAAAAAATTTCTTTATTTTTTCAATTTTTTGGAATTTTATAGATCTTTTTAAGTTTTTAGAAAATTTTGGAAGAGTTTTTATTTAAAAAAAAAAAAAATTAATTTTAATTTTAATTTCTCAATTAATTTTATAAAAATCTTCTTGATTTTTTTAATTTTTTTTGGAATTTTAAAGATCTTATTAAGTTTTTAGAGAATTTTTTATATTTAATATGTACCAAATAAAAGTAAACATGTTAGTAAATACGTTGAAAGTGCCAGTAGCCCAGTGGTAAAATACCTTACCATTTGACCAATCAACCTGAGGTTCGAATCCAGGGGTTTCAATGAAAGTTTGGTGTTTTTTTGGTCAGCCTAAAAGTTTATGTTTCTTTTGGCAATTCGTACAAAGTTGAGGTTTTTTTTGTTTGAATTCTCAAAAATAAACCGATAAATATATAATTAAAAGATTCCATAAATAATTTAAGTTTAAAATCGAAATTAATGAACCTGCATCGACTTGCAATAATCGAGATCGGTCCACGACGACTCATCGACGAGTTTTCCTTCCGACCAATTAGGGTTCGGAACCAAAGCCGAGATAGAGGAAGTGATCACCACGCGCCTCACATTGAACCTATTAGCTGCTAGCAACACGTTGATCGTTCCCTTAACCGCTGGTTCGACCAGCTCCTTCTCGGGATTCTCCGGTGGATCCAACGTACAAGGCGACGCCACGTGGAACACTCCAGCGCATCCGTCCACAGCTCTGGCGATGGCGTCGGAGTCCAGGAGATCTGCTTCGAAGATCTTGATCTCGGTGTTTGTGTCGTCGGATCTTGGTAGT
This genomic interval from Brassica oleracea var. oleracea cultivar TO1000 chromosome C2, BOL, whole genome shotgun sequence contains the following:
- the LOC106320225 gene encoding cinnamoyl-CoA reductase 1 produces the protein MAKETVCVTGANGFIGSWIIRTLLDNGYTKIHASIFPGSDPTHLLKLPRSDDTNTEIKIFEADLLDSDAIARAVDGCAGVFHVASPCTLDPPENPEKELVEPAVKGTINVLLAANRFNVRRVVITSSISALVPNPNWSEGKLVDESSWTDLDYCKSMQKWYPISKTLAEKAAWEFSEKHGTNIVTIHPSTCLGPLLQPSLNASCAVLLQLLQGSTETQEHHWLGVVHVRDVAKAHVMLFETPEASGRFLCSNGIYQFSEFAALVSKLFPEFDVHRFDKETQPGLTPCKNAAKRLIEMGMVFTEVEDAVKETVQSLRDRGFL